A section of the Tachysurus fulvidraco isolate hzauxx_2018 chromosome 7, HZAU_PFXX_2.0, whole genome shotgun sequence genome encodes:
- the grb10a gene encoding growth factor receptor-bound protein 10a isoform X4, with product MPSCSPDCCLYPAVEIIKVFSEDGVGKVVEVPAHMTARDVCQLLVYKSHCLDDNCWTLVEHHPLLGLERCLEDHELVVQVQACMSPESKFLFRKNYAKYEFFKNPLNFFPENMVAWCQESNGTIPPSQLLQNFLNSSRCPEIQGFLYMKETGRKSWKKLYMFLRRSGLYYSTKGMSKEPRHLQLLSDLEENSVFTMTTGKKVHNAPTDYQFCIKPTKGTTELKDLKMLCAEDEQSRTCWMTGFRVFKYGILLYQNYKIPHQSAVSNFTTPVRSVSENSLVAMDFSGRTGRVIDNPVEAMSAAMEEGHTWRKRSQRMNVSGNPSSPHPSSLNSVIHRTQLWFHGRIMREESHRMMMQQGQVDGLFLLRDSQSNPKAFVLTLCHHQKIRHFQILPYEEDGQIFFSLDDGSTKFTDLIHLVEFYQLNRGVLPCKLKHPCTMVAL from the exons ATGCCATCGTGCTCTCCGGATTGCTGCCTCTACCCAGCAGTAGAG ATCATCAAGGTCTTTAGTGAAGATGGTGTTGGGAAGGTGGTGGAAGTTCCTGCTCATATGACAGCCAGGGATGTGTGTCAGCTCCTGGTTTATAAGAGTCATTGCCTGGATGACAACTGCTGGACTTTAGTAGAGCATCATCCATTGCTTGGActag agaggtGTTTGGAGGACCATGAACTGGTGGTTCAGGTGCAGGCCTGCATGTCTCCAGAGAGCAAGTTTCTCTTCAGGAAGAACTATGCTAAGTACGAGTTCTTCAAAAACCCACTG AATTTCTTCCCAGAAAATATGGTGGCGTGGTGTCAAGAGTCCAATGGCACAATCCCACCATCTCAGCTTCTGCAG AATTTCTTGAATTCCAGCCGCTGCCCTGAGATCCAGGGCTTTCTTTACATGAAGGAGACAGGCCGCAAGTCCTGGAAGAAGCTTTACATGTTCCTGCGCCGCTCTGGCCTCTACTACTCCACTAAAGGAATGTCCAAG GAGCCCAGGCATCTGCAGTTGCTGTCAGATTTGGAAGAGAACAGTGTGTTCACCATGACGACAGGGAAGAAAGTGCACAACGCTCCCACAGACTACCAGTTCTGCATTAAG CCTACTAAAGGCACAACAGAGTTGAAGGATCTGAAGATGCTCTGTGCTGAGGATGAGCAGAGCCGAACCTGCTGGATGACTGGCTTCAGAGTGTTTAAG TATGGAATTCTGCTCTATCAGAACTATAAGATCCCCCACCAATCAGCCGTCTCCAACTTCACAACACCAGTG AGGAGTGTGTCAGAGAACTCTCTAGTTGCCATGGATTTCTCAGGAAGGACAGGCCGTGTGATTGACAACCCTGTGGAAGCAATGAGTGCAGCGATGGAGGAGGGACACACTTGGAGA AAACGAAGTCAGCGAATGAATGTATCAGGCAACCCAAGTTCTCCGCATCCATCCTCTTTAAATTCAG TGATCCACCGAACACAGCTGTGGTTCCACGGCCGCATCATGAGAGAGGAATCCCACCGTATGATGATGCAGCAGGGTCAGGTGGATGG GTTGTTTCTTTTGCGGGATAGTCAGAGCAACCCAAAGGCTTTTGTTCTCACTCTGTGCCATCACCAAAAGATCAGACACTTCCAGATCTTGCCT TATGAAGAGGATGGTCAAATCTTCTTCAGCCTTGACGATGGTTCCACCAAGTTCACAGACCTGATCCACCTTGTAGAATTCTACCAACTTAACAGAGGGGTCCTACCCTGCAAACTCAAACACCCCTGCACCATGGTGGCCTTATGA